From a region of the Bradyrhizobium sp. KBS0727 genome:
- a CDS encoding type II and III secretion system protein family protein has protein sequence MSGGRISTEGGGRLLARSALVLGAALALFGSAGAADAADRRSSSGVFVSEMNDVQRVKVIINKSRTFRVDTAFSTIVAGSPDIADVKSLSDHLIYIQGKQTGTTNVILFDSSMKQIGILDVEVAIDTGNLQQNIQSSTGTRGIRVTAAEGQVVLSGMAADAVAAERAMAIATGVVPKGGTVVNAMNVAGPQQVMLEVRFLEVSRSAGRELGVNLYAGNGNLTQVGNSGAGAPNVPLAARTPQGVPLLGTANGLIGTATGPFGNLLTNVLKLNNGTSVDLLVQALETKGLVRRLAEPNLMALSGDSARFLAGGEFPVPVASTTGVNGFPTVSIEFKKFGVELGFVPTVLSRGVINLRVEPSVSELDFTNAVTISGTTIPALTSRNARTTVELRDGQSFAIAGLLQTRNTQDVQQLPWIGSVPVLGALFRSASYQQKETDLVIIVTPRLVAPAVPGQTLASPLDSRMPANDVDFFLNGQMEVKKRYNDYVNSGGDLKGPYGHIIAPDVRLSAPPAVVTEQPVVKTLN, from the coding sequence ATGAGTGGCGGCCGCATTTCGACTGAGGGAGGAGGGAGGCTTCTCGCCCGGAGCGCGCTGGTTCTTGGCGCTGCGCTTGCCTTGTTCGGCTCGGCGGGCGCCGCCGATGCGGCAGACAGGCGATCATCCAGCGGCGTCTTCGTCAGCGAAATGAACGACGTCCAGCGCGTCAAGGTGATCATCAACAAGTCACGCACCTTCAGGGTCGATACGGCTTTTTCGACGATTGTCGCGGGTTCGCCCGACATTGCCGACGTGAAGTCGCTGAGCGATCACCTGATCTACATCCAGGGCAAGCAGACCGGCACCACCAACGTCATCCTGTTCGATAGTTCGATGAAGCAGATCGGCATCCTCGATGTCGAGGTCGCGATCGATACCGGCAACCTGCAGCAGAACATCCAGTCCTCGACCGGCACCCGCGGCATCCGTGTCACGGCCGCGGAGGGCCAGGTGGTACTGAGCGGAATGGCCGCGGATGCGGTCGCCGCCGAGCGAGCCATGGCGATTGCCACCGGCGTTGTCCCGAAGGGTGGCACCGTCGTTAACGCCATGAACGTGGCGGGGCCGCAGCAGGTCATGCTGGAAGTGCGCTTCCTTGAGGTCTCGAGGTCGGCTGGCCGCGAATTGGGCGTGAACCTCTATGCCGGCAATGGCAACCTCACGCAGGTTGGAAATAGTGGAGCTGGCGCACCGAACGTACCACTAGCAGCAAGGACCCCCCAGGGTGTTCCCCTTCTAGGCACCGCCAATGGGCTAATCGGTACTGCGACAGGTCCGTTTGGCAACCTTTTAACGAATGTGCTGAAACTGAATAATGGCACATCGGTCGATCTCCTGGTGCAGGCCCTGGAGACGAAAGGGCTCGTGCGCCGCTTGGCCGAGCCGAACCTGATGGCGTTGTCGGGCGATTCGGCTCGCTTCCTGGCCGGCGGTGAATTTCCGGTTCCGGTAGCCTCCACCACAGGTGTGAACGGCTTTCCCACCGTTAGCATCGAATTCAAGAAGTTCGGCGTCGAGTTGGGCTTCGTGCCCACCGTTTTGTCGCGCGGCGTGATCAACCTCCGGGTTGAGCCGTCGGTCAGCGAACTCGATTTCACCAATGCCGTAACCATCTCAGGAACGACGATCCCTGCATTGACTAGCCGCAACGCTCGGACCACGGTTGAGTTACGCGACGGCCAGAGCTTCGCGATCGCTGGCCTGCTCCAGACCCGCAACACGCAGGATGTCCAGCAATTGCCCTGGATCGGGTCGGTGCCAGTCCTCGGTGCGTTGTTCCGAAGCGCATCTTATCAACAGAAAGAGACCGATCTGGTGATCATCGTGACGCCGCGTCTGGTTGCGCCCGCGGTCCCAGGGCAGACCTTGGCGTCGCCGTTGGACTCCCGCATGCCCGCAAACGATGTCGACTTCTTCCTCAACGGCCAGATGGAAGTGAAAAAGCGCTACAATGACTATGTCAATTCCGGCGGTGACCTCAAAGGGCCGTACGGGCACATCATTGCGCCCGATGTGCGCCTGTCCGCGCCGCCGGCTGTCGTGACCGAGCAGCCTGTTGTCAAGACCCTCAACTGA
- a CDS encoding tetratricopeptide repeat protein, whose amino-acid sequence MWRLLLWLGCALLATALAACETVQEPTVRDAAVVAPVAPAGPDPVQEPTDVKYYPSDEPVRMGLEHFNRGNFGLSQRYFKDAVEKAPKDVTAWIGLAASYDRLRRFDLADQAYAQAIRLGGESVQILNDQGYSYMLRGNLNAARRKFEKAYSLDPTNPVIVNNLQLLNGSRRFIERPPENQP is encoded by the coding sequence ATGTGGCGCCTTCTTCTATGGCTGGGTTGCGCCTTACTGGCCACAGCCTTGGCGGCTTGCGAAACGGTGCAAGAACCAACCGTGCGTGACGCTGCCGTAGTTGCGCCCGTTGCTCCAGCCGGTCCTGACCCTGTGCAGGAGCCGACCGACGTCAAATATTATCCTTCCGATGAACCTGTGCGGATGGGGTTGGAGCACTTCAACCGCGGCAACTTCGGGCTGTCGCAGCGGTATTTCAAGGATGCGGTCGAAAAGGCCCCGAAGGACGTGACCGCCTGGATCGGGCTCGCAGCGAGCTATGATCGGCTGCGGCGCTTTGACCTCGCTGACCAAGCCTACGCTCAGGCGATCCGCCTCGGCGGCGAAAGCGTACAAATCCTGAATGACCAGGGATATTCGTACATGCTGCGCGGCAATCTGAACGCGGCGCGACGGAAGTTCGAGAAGGCTTATTCGCTCGATCCAACCAACCCGGTGATCGTCAACAACCTTCAGCTCCTGAACGGCAGCCGCAGGTTCATTGAGCGGCCGCCGGAAAATCAGCCATAG
- a CDS encoding transposase, with amino-acid sequence MDTVDSAITKSVRRLEVFTGAGRRRTWSDEDKARVVAEIETSGDTGSGVARRHGLSPQQLFGWRRQVKEAQAVVSKDDEPRFVPAVVDAAPSDTAGHLQRKTPRRQRDEPLAGTIEVVIDGVTVRIGPGAPADTIAAVLRALKAGASSARRARCG; translated from the coding sequence ATGGACACAGTGGATAGTGCTATCACCAAGTCGGTTCGCCGGCTGGAGGTGTTCACCGGCGCAGGTCGCCGGCGGACGTGGAGCGATGAGGACAAGGCGCGGGTGGTCGCGGAGATCGAGACCAGCGGCGACACTGGTTCCGGCGTAGCGCGGCGGCACGGATTGTCGCCGCAGCAATTGTTTGGCTGGCGCCGGCAAGTCAAAGAAGCTCAGGCGGTCGTTTCCAAAGATGATGAACCGCGGTTCGTCCCGGCGGTCGTAGATGCGGCACCGTCCGACACCGCGGGACATCTGCAGCGCAAGACGCCGCGCCGTCAGCGGGACGAACCGCTCGCCGGAACGATCGAGGTTGTGATTGACGGCGTGACGGTGCGCATTGGCCCTGGCGCTCCGGCGGACACAATCGCCGCGGTCTTGCGGGCTTTGAAAGCCGGCGCGTCATCGGCCCGACGGGCACGGTGCGGGTGA